Proteins co-encoded in one Cydia strobilella chromosome 14, ilCydStro3.1, whole genome shotgun sequence genomic window:
- the LOC134747167 gene encoding uncharacterized protein LOC134747167 translates to MSILKVLPLMYLMVKASALRLPGFDPQYVKEYNENCVCPTETPTIINSLDSDHLGVERLVVFVYKKPDTGEIISFIPQKEHQRKIPDFPDTYGHIHNIDQNPSIRDIFEISPSKDLREHKTYIEPVPQHDSNKGKENTIVPDDKIPKDLNFNEQYSNTDIKIPTWHMSLDQNKVKPEHIDSYSLQISGENDDIKTDIMINDIDMEIPKWQVQIKNKDIPENDHKITKINIDDIGMKNPESPMQLDGIKVKPEHFILHPNDHKNTEIMIDNSGIKIPKWPMQLDGIKVKPEHFILHPNDHKNTKIMIDNSGMKIPEWPMQLDGIKVKPEHFISHPNDHKNIEMIIDNSGMKIPEFTMQFDGVKVKPGHFISHPNYHKNIEMMIDNSGMKIPQWPMQLDGIQVKPEHFISHPNYHKNIEMMIDNSGMKIPQWPMQLDGIQVKPEHFISHPNGHKNIEMMIDNSGMKIPEFPMQLDGIKVKPGHFISHPNDQKNTGIMIDDIGMKLPEWQMQIDQSTVKPEHFTSYAQHISGEYDHKKPEIVIDTDLKIPKLQMQLDENNVKPEAFISNPNDHKKAEIIIDETDIEVPKLQMELDIISQLVPGGNDQTKTEIVIDNIKPPTQDVSSELIPVSGKEYPNSHDTNHASVKPLIDNDLNLDKPSKDSTLLDSLEPQNLFEESSPEHTPGGIETIWHKEQNSLDEANHSIHIRPPPTERFQFSGDKEIKTPTFQRMKVPRKDKYGRIIGWTYKTIKTYWEGGSRIPNNWEKFRINRYKPFNYHHQYIEDPAFGHWLREQLRITTLNGNRIPTSTADIIALDRAIRNVLLQNGWIVTGEGTLLDGSGKISSLDNLKLRPILVGKPFSYDRFMKQSTHESTTSSKVPYLEGLLLTMIQPAKILGIVPLSISPHKHHSEASVNERSSKAENGLLRVLPIEELVSFRKDSQKSKTKKPQVSSKNKPKGPQGSSKTKFKDAALLRQALSEIQQPQYAKGSLTTLKQRKGQVKYMDYGKDGIHRIITPEMPEWRIIGGNSATSSGTPLEWKGRSGLYG, encoded by the exons ATGAGTATATTgaag GTTTTACCGTTGATGTACTTGATGGTGAAAGCATCCGCACTAAG GTTACCAGGATTTGACCCACAGTACGTAAAAGAATATAATGAAAATTGTGTGTGTCCTACGGAAACTCCCACGATCATCAACAGTTTGGATTCAGATCATTTAGGTGTCGAGAGACTAGTTGTTTTCGTATACAAGAAACCAGACACAGGCGAAATTATCAGCTTCATTCCCCAAAAGGAACATCAGAGAAAAATTCCCGATTTCCCCGACACATATGGTCACATTCATAATATTGACCAAAATCCGTCGATTAGAGATATATTTGAAATCAGTCCGAGTAAAGATTTACGGGAACATAAAACATATATTGAACCTGTACCACAGCATGACAGTAATAAAGGTAAAGAAAACACTATAGTTCCTGATGATAAAATACCTAAAGACTTGAACTTTAATGAACAATATTCTAACACTGACATTAAAATCCCGACATGGCATATGTCACTTGATCAAAACAAGGTAAAACCTGAACATATTGATTCATATTCACTGCAGATATCAGGAGAAAATGACGACATAAAGACGGACATTATGATCAATGACATTGACATGGAAATCCCGAAATGGCAAgtgcaaataaagaataaagatataCCTGAAAAcgaccacaaaataacaaaaattaatATTGATGACATTGGCATGAAAAACCCGGAGTCGCCAATGCAACTTGATGGGATTAAAGTTAAACctgaacattttattttacatccAAATGACCACAAAAATACAGAAATTATGATTGATAACAGTGGAATTAAAATCCCGAAGTGGCCAATGCAACTTGATGGGATTAAAGTTAAACctgaacattttattttacatccAAATGaccacaaaaatacaaaaattatgaTTGATAACAGTGGAATGAAAATCCCGGAGTGGCCTATGCAACTTGATGGGATCAAAGTTAAACCTGAACATTTTATTTCACATCCAAATGACCACAAAAATATAGAAATGATCATTGATAATAGTGGAATGAAAATCCCAGAGTTTACAATGCAATTTGATGGAGTCAAAGTTAAACCTGGACATTTTATTTCACATCCAAATTACCACAAAAATATAGAAATGATGATTGATAACAGTGGAATGAAAATCCCGCAGTGGCCAATGCAACTTGATGGAATACAAGTTAAACCTGAACATTTTATTTCACATCCAAATTACCACAAAAATATAGAAATGATGATTGATAACAGTGGAATGAAAATCCCGCAGTGGCCAATGCAACTTGATGGAATACAAGTTAAACCTGAACATTTTATTTCACATCCAAATGGCCACAAAAATATAGAAATGATGATTGATAACAGTGGAATGAAAATCCCAGAGTTTCCAATGCAACTTGATGGAATCAAAGTTAA ACCTGGACATTTTATTTCACATCCAAATGACCAAAAAAATACAGGAATTATGATTGATGATATTGGGATGAAACTCCCGGAGTGGCAAATGCAAATTGATCAGAGTACAGTTAAACCTGAACATTTTACTTCATATGCCCAGCATATCTCAGGAGAATATGACCACAAAAAGCCAGAAATTGTGATTGACACTGACCTTAAAATCCCAAAATTGCAAATGCAACTTGATGAAAACAATGTTAAACCTGAAGCTTTTATTTCTAATCCAAATGATCACAAAAAAGCAGAAATCATAATTGATGAAACTGACATAGAAGTCCCGAAATTGCAAATGGAACTTGATATCATTTCACAGCTTGTACCTGGAGGAAATGACCAAACAAAGACAGAAATTGTGATTGATAATATTAAGCCTCCAACACAAGACGTTTCATCAGAACTCATACCTGTTTCTGGCAAAGAATACCCAAATTCTCACGACACAAACCACGCGTCTGTAAAACCATTAATAGATAATGATCTTAATTTGGATAAACCTTCAAAAGATTCAACCTTATTGGACTCTTTAGAACCTCAAAATCTGTTTGAAGAAAGTAGCCCAGAACACACTCCAGGCGGAATTGAAACGATTTGGCATAAAGAACAGAATTCTTTAGACGAAGCTAATCATTCCATTCATATCAGACCTCCGCCAACCGAGAGATTCCAGTTTTCGGGtgataaagaaattaaaactcCAACGTTCCAAAGAATGAAAGTGCCTAGAAAAGATAAATATGGCAGAATTATAGGTTGGACTTACAAGACCATCAAAACTTATTGGGAAGGGGGATCACGTATCCCTAATAATTGGGAGAAATTTagaataaataggtacaaacCTTTTAATTACCATCATCAATATATAGAAGATCCAGCCTTCGGCCATTGGCTTAGAGAGCAACTCAGAATCACAACTCTCAATGGTAATAGAATACCTACAAGCACAGCAGATATCATAGCATTGGACAGAGCAATACGAAACGTTCTTTTGCAAAACGGTTGGATTGTTACTGGTGAGGGAACTCTTTTAGATGGCAGCGGTAAAATATCAAGCCTTGATAACTTAAAGCTCAGACCTATTTTAGTGGGAAAACCATTTTCTTACGATCGCTTTATGAAACAAAGCACACACGAGTCTACAACGTCATCAAAAGTACCCTATTTAGAAGGATTGTTACTCACAATGATACAGCCTGCAAAAATTTTAGGCATCGTACCCTTGTCCATTTCTCCACACAAACATCATTCTGAGGCTAGTGTCAATGAGCGTAGTTCCAAAGCCGAAAATGGATTATTGAGAGTTTTGCCTATTGAAGAACTAGTATCGTTTAGAAAAGATTCCCAAAAGTCAAAGACAAAAAAACCTCAGGTCTCAAGCAAAAACAAACCTAAAGGACCTCAGGGCTCAagcaaaactaaatttaaagacGCTGCATTACTGAGACAAGCCTTGTCAGAGATACAGCAACCGCAATACGCAAAGGGATCCCTAACAACATTGAAACAACGAAAAGGACAAGTAAAGTACATGGATTATGGAAAGGATGGTATTCATAGAATTATAACTCCTGAGATGCCAGAGTGGAGGATAATAGGAGGTAATTCTGCAACCAGCAGTGGTACTCCATTAGAATGGAAGGGTAGATCTGGT